A section of the Bacillus sp. HSf4 genome encodes:
- a CDS encoding transporter substrate-binding domain-containing protein, whose protein sequence is MKKWMLLLVTACITLALAACGTSSSEDKKTLVMGTSADYPPFESKDGDKIVGFDVDLAKALAKKTGHEIEVKDMDFNGLVTALKTNKVDIVLSGMTPTPKRKKQVDFSKVYYTAHNMIVTKKSSGIKSLDDLKGKTVGVQLGSIQEEKAKELTSDYNLKVENRNRISDLTEEIKAGRFDAAIIEDIVAEKYIDKNEELVGYNLPKEPDEKAGSAIAFKKGSDLTEKFNKALEEMEKSGELDKLKEKWFGGETKK, encoded by the coding sequence ATGAAAAAATGGATGTTGCTGTTGGTAACAGCTTGTATCACATTGGCTTTAGCAGCTTGCGGGACAAGCAGCTCTGAAGATAAAAAAACGCTGGTCATGGGAACTTCTGCCGATTATCCGCCGTTTGAATCGAAGGACGGAGACAAGATCGTCGGTTTTGACGTCGATTTGGCCAAAGCGCTTGCCAAAAAAACCGGTCATGAAATCGAAGTCAAGGACATGGACTTCAACGGTTTGGTGACAGCGCTGAAAACAAATAAGGTAGACATTGTGCTGTCAGGCATGACACCGACTCCAAAACGGAAAAAGCAAGTTGATTTCTCAAAGGTTTACTATACGGCCCACAACATGATCGTCACAAAAAAATCGAGCGGCATCAAATCGCTTGATGACCTGAAAGGTAAGACGGTCGGCGTGCAGCTTGGCTCCATCCAGGAAGAAAAAGCGAAGGAACTGACTTCTGACTACAACTTAAAAGTGGAAAACCGCAACCGCATCTCGGATTTAACTGAAGAAATCAAAGCGGGCCGCTTTGACGCAGCAATCATTGAAGATATCGTTGCCGAAAAATATATTGATAAAAATGAAGAACTGGTTGGTTACAATCTGCCGAAAGAACCGGATGAAAAAGCCGGCTCTGCGATCGCCTTCAAAAAGGGAAGCGATTTGACCGAGAAGTTCAACAAAGCGCTTGAAGAAATGGAGAAAAGCGGAGAACTTGATAAGCTGAAAGAAAAATGGTTCGGCGGAGAAACAAAAAAGTAA
- a CDS encoding BrxA/BrxB family bacilliredoxin, whose translation MNMDFNLFMNDVVRQARQEITAAGYQELKSAEEVDEALTKKGTTLVMVNSVCGCAGGIARPAAYHAVHYDKRPDQLVTVFAGQDKEATARAREYFEGYPPSSPSFALLKDGKIVKMVERHEIEGYEPMAVITKLQGLFEEYCEEV comes from the coding sequence GTGAACATGGATTTTAATTTATTTATGAATGATGTCGTCCGCCAAGCCAGACAGGAAATAACGGCAGCCGGCTACCAGGAGCTTAAAAGTGCAGAAGAAGTGGACGAGGCGCTGACGAAAAAAGGCACTACACTTGTCATGGTCAACTCAGTCTGCGGCTGCGCCGGGGGAATCGCACGCCCTGCCGCATATCACGCAGTTCATTATGACAAGCGGCCCGACCAGCTTGTCACCGTATTTGCGGGGCAGGATAAAGAAGCCACCGCAAGAGCAAGAGAATATTTTGAAGGGTATCCGCCTTCCTCCCCGTCATTTGCTTTATTAAAGGACGGCAAAATTGTAAAAATGGTGGAACGCCATGAAATAGAAGGCTATGAGCCGATGGCTGTCATCACGAAGCTTCAAGGATTGTTTGAAGAATATTGTGAAGAAGTATAA
- a CDS encoding YegS/Rv2252/BmrU family lipid kinase, with protein sequence MDRRKALLIYNGNAGQKNVEKTLGTAVPILSQAIDELIVKQTRQKHDAFRFCRHISEDIEQIYILGGDGTVHECINGLSPLAVKPEIGILPGGTCNDFSRALQIPQNIGQAAETLVNGHTVAVDVLKTESHYCLNFWGIGLITEASSRINQTEKALLGRLSYFTSALRTISGLKPFPFKMSIDGENLTDEAVMIMVLNGHFIGTSRIPLQGASICDGKAEILVCRNTNLAALKELFSMEEPELEPFKGELSYYQGKSIKVETAAEMDADTDGEICTKAPASIDVLKGHLRMLAPANREKS encoded by the coding sequence ATGGATCGACGGAAAGCCTTATTGATTTATAACGGCAATGCCGGACAAAAAAACGTTGAAAAAACGCTCGGTACAGCGGTGCCGATTCTTTCCCAAGCCATAGATGAGCTGATTGTGAAGCAGACAAGACAAAAGCATGATGCATTCCGTTTTTGCCGGCACATCAGCGAAGATATCGAGCAGATTTATATTTTAGGCGGAGACGGGACGGTCCATGAATGCATCAACGGTCTCAGTCCGCTTGCGGTGAAGCCTGAGATCGGCATTCTTCCCGGCGGGACCTGCAACGATTTTTCACGGGCGCTCCAGATTCCGCAAAATATCGGGCAAGCGGCGGAAACACTTGTCAATGGTCACACCGTTGCCGTCGATGTGCTCAAGACGGAAAGCCATTACTGTTTAAACTTTTGGGGCATCGGCTTGATTACGGAAGCCTCAAGCCGGATCAATCAAACGGAAAAAGCGCTGTTGGGGAGGCTTAGCTATTTCACAAGTGCATTGCGGACAATCTCCGGCCTTAAGCCATTCCCCTTTAAGATGTCCATTGACGGAGAAAATCTGACAGATGAAGCGGTAATGATTATGGTGCTGAATGGCCATTTTATCGGCACGAGCCGCATTCCGCTTCAGGGGGCAAGCATTTGTGACGGCAAAGCCGAAATCCTTGTATGCAGAAATACGAATCTGGCTGCATTAAAAGAGCTCTTCTCCATGGAAGAACCAGAGCTGGAACCATTTAAAGGAGAGCTTTCATACTATCAAGGCAAGTCCATCAAAGTAGAAACGGCAGCGGAAATGGACGCTGATACGGATGGGGAAATCTGCACAAAAGCGCCGGCTTCGATTGATGTGCTTAAGGGGCATCTGCGGATGCTTGCACCGGCAAATAGAGAAAAAAGCTGA
- a CDS encoding dihydrolipoamide acetyltransferase family protein: MAVEQMTMPQLGESVTEGTISKWLVSVGDHVNKYDPIAEVMTDKVNAEVPSSFTGTITELVGKEGETLQVGDIICKVETNETTKEETPSASEEPKEAAGRQQAPADTSNKKRFSPAVLRLAGEHNIDLEQVEGTGKGGRITRKDIQQIIDSGVTPAKEPAVDHQPAEQAAPTPEPARKESPAPQSAAGDIEIPVTGIRNAIASNMVKSKHEIPHAWTMMEVDVTSLVSYRNKIKDEFKKKEGFNLTFFAFFVKAVAQALKEFPQVNSMWADDKIIQKKDINISIAVATEDALYVPVIKHADEKTIKGIAREITELANKVRTGKLTSADMSGGTFTVNNTGSFGSVQSMGIINHPQAAILQVESIVKRPVVMDHGMIAVRDMVNLCLSLDHRVLDGLICGRFLARVKEILEHIDENTSVY; encoded by the coding sequence ATGGCAGTGGAACAGATGACAATGCCCCAGCTCGGAGAAAGCGTCACCGAGGGGACGATCAGCAAATGGCTCGTCAGCGTCGGGGATCATGTCAACAAATACGACCCGATCGCCGAAGTGATGACAGATAAAGTCAATGCTGAAGTGCCTTCCTCTTTTACCGGGACGATTACCGAGCTCGTCGGAAAAGAAGGAGAGACCTTGCAGGTTGGAGACATTATCTGCAAAGTCGAAACAAATGAAACAACAAAAGAGGAGACCCCTTCAGCTTCAGAAGAACCGAAAGAAGCGGCAGGGCGGCAGCAGGCACCCGCGGATACATCGAATAAAAAACGCTTTTCACCTGCCGTTTTACGGCTTGCCGGGGAGCATAACATTGATTTGGAGCAGGTGGAAGGCACCGGCAAAGGCGGGAGGATTACAAGGAAGGATATTCAGCAAATCATCGACTCCGGTGTGACACCTGCAAAAGAGCCGGCAGTTGATCATCAGCCGGCCGAACAGGCGGCGCCGACCCCAGAACCTGCGCGAAAAGAGAGCCCTGCGCCTCAAAGCGCAGCGGGCGATATCGAAATTCCGGTCACAGGCATCCGCAACGCCATTGCTTCCAATATGGTCAAGAGCAAGCATGAAATTCCTCACGCCTGGACGATGATGGAGGTCGATGTCACAAGCCTTGTCAGCTACCGCAACAAAATAAAAGACGAATTTAAAAAGAAAGAAGGCTTCAACCTGACCTTTTTTGCTTTCTTCGTCAAAGCGGTTGCGCAAGCGCTGAAAGAATTCCCGCAGGTCAACAGCATGTGGGCCGACGATAAAATCATTCAGAAAAAAGACATCAACATCTCCATCGCCGTGGCGACGGAAGATGCCTTGTATGTGCCTGTCATCAAACATGCCGATGAAAAAACAATCAAGGGCATCGCCAGAGAAATCACCGAGCTGGCGAATAAGGTGCGAACCGGTAAGCTGACAAGCGCTGATATGTCAGGCGGGACGTTTACGGTGAACAATACCGGTTCGTTCGGCTCCGTCCAGTCCATGGGGATCATCAACCATCCGCAGGCGGCCATCCTCCAGGTTGAATCGATTGTGAAGCGTCCGGTCGTTATGGACCACGGCATGATCGCTGTCAGAGATATGGTCAATCTCTGTCTGTCACTCGATCACAGGGTGCTCGACGGTCTGATCTGCGGTCGATTCCTGGCCCGAGTAAAAGAGATCCTTGAACATATCGATGAGAATACATCTGTTTATTAA
- the bfmBAB gene encoding 3-methyl-2-oxobutanoate dehydrogenase subunit beta — MAVMSYIDAVTLALKEEMERDSRVFVLGEDVGKKGGVFKATAGLYDQFGEERVMDTPLAESAIAGVGIGAAMYGMRPVAEMQFADFIMPAVNQIISEAAKIRYRSNNDWNCPIVIRAPYGGGVHGALYHSQSVEAVFANQPGLKIVMPSTPYDVKGLLKAAIRDEDPVLFFEHKRAYRLIKGEVPDDDYVLPIGKADVKREGDDITVITYGLCVHFALQAAERLEKDGISAHILDLRTVYPLDKEAIIEAASKTGKVLLITEDTKEGSVMSEVAAIISEHCLFDLDAPIKRLAGPDVPAMPYAPTMEKYFMVNPDKAEAAMRELAEF; from the coding sequence ATGGCTGTTATGTCATATATAGATGCTGTCACTTTAGCTTTGAAAGAAGAAATGGAAAGGGATTCCCGCGTCTTTGTTTTAGGCGAAGATGTCGGGAAAAAAGGCGGCGTGTTTAAGGCGACTGCCGGCCTTTACGACCAGTTTGGAGAAGAGCGGGTCATGGATACGCCATTGGCGGAATCCGCGATCGCCGGCGTCGGAATCGGGGCTGCCATGTACGGGATGAGACCGGTCGCCGAAATGCAGTTTGCTGATTTTATCATGCCCGCTGTCAACCAGATTATTTCCGAAGCGGCAAAAATCCGCTACCGCTCTAACAATGACTGGAACTGTCCGATCGTCATCCGCGCACCTTACGGCGGAGGCGTGCACGGCGCGCTGTACCATTCACAGTCGGTTGAAGCCGTGTTTGCCAACCAGCCGGGGCTGAAAATTGTCATGCCGTCAACGCCTTATGATGTGAAGGGGCTTTTAAAGGCGGCGATTCGCGATGAAGATCCGGTGCTCTTCTTTGAACATAAACGTGCCTACCGCCTGATCAAAGGCGAAGTGCCGGATGACGACTATGTACTGCCGATCGGCAAAGCCGATGTCAAACGGGAAGGCGACGATATCACCGTGATTACGTACGGGCTTTGCGTCCACTTTGCGCTTCAGGCGGCAGAAAGGCTTGAAAAAGACGGAATTTCCGCCCATATCCTTGATTTAAGAACGGTTTATCCGCTTGATAAGGAAGCGATCATTGAAGCGGCATCGAAAACGGGCAAAGTTCTTCTCATCACCGAGGATACGAAAGAAGGCAGCGTCATGAGCGAAGTGGCGGCCATCATTTCAGAGCATTGCTTGTTCGATTTGGACGCGCCGATTAAGCGGTTGGCCGGACCGGATGTCCCGGCTATGCCGTATGCGCCGACAATGGAAAAATATTTTATGGTCAATCCTGATAAAGCAGAAGCGGCAATGAGAGAACTGGCCGAGTTTTAA
- a CDS encoding thiamine pyrophosphate-dependent dehydrogenase E1 component subunit alpha, with translation MSNNRHEAVGLTDEQAIEMYKTMLLARKLDERMWLLNRAGKIPFVISCQGQEAAQVGAAFALDRDNDYVLPYYRDMGVVLAFGMTAKDLMLSAFAKKEDPNSGGKQMPSHFGQKKNRIVTGSSPVTTQVPHAVGVALAGRLDNQNIATFVTFGEGSSNQGDFHEGANFAAVHKLPVIFMCENNKYAISVPYEKQVACENISDRAVGYGMPGQTVDGNDPLEVYKAVKEARERAGRGEGPTLIETISYRLTPHSSDDDDRSYREREEVAEAKKNDPIIKFAQYLKDAGLLDEQSEKEMTDEITNVVNEATDYAEHAPYADPEEALRHVYAE, from the coding sequence ATGAGCAATAATCGTCATGAAGCAGTGGGATTAACGGATGAACAAGCAATCGAAATGTACAAAACCATGCTTTTAGCCAGAAAGCTTGATGAGCGGATGTGGCTCTTAAACCGCGCCGGGAAAATTCCTTTTGTTATTTCCTGTCAAGGACAGGAGGCGGCACAGGTTGGTGCAGCTTTCGCTTTAGACCGCGACAACGACTATGTCCTCCCGTATTACAGAGATATGGGGGTGGTGCTCGCTTTTGGCATGACGGCAAAAGATTTGATGCTGTCCGCCTTTGCGAAAAAGGAGGACCCAAACTCCGGAGGCAAACAAATGCCGAGCCACTTCGGCCAAAAGAAAAACCGGATTGTCACAGGGTCTTCACCTGTGACGACACAAGTGCCCCACGCTGTCGGCGTAGCGCTTGCCGGCAGGCTTGACAATCAAAATATCGCGACATTTGTCACATTTGGAGAAGGCTCTTCAAACCAGGGGGATTTTCACGAAGGGGCAAACTTTGCCGCTGTTCATAAGCTTCCTGTTATTTTCATGTGTGAAAACAACAAATACGCGATTTCCGTCCCTTACGAAAAGCAAGTGGCCTGTGAGAACATTTCCGACCGCGCCGTCGGCTACGGTATGCCCGGCCAGACAGTTGACGGAAATGATCCTCTTGAAGTTTACAAAGCGGTGAAAGAAGCGAGGGAACGTGCCGGAAGAGGTGAAGGCCCGACATTGATCGAAACGATTTCATACCGGCTGACCCCGCACTCAAGTGATGATGATGACAGAAGCTACAGAGAGCGCGAAGAGGTAGCGGAGGCGAAGAAAAACGACCCGATCATCAAATTCGCACAATACTTGAAAGATGCCGGCCTGTTGGATGAGCAATCTGAAAAAGAAATGACAGACGAGATCACAAATGTTGTCAATGAAGCAACAGATTATGCCGAACATGCCCCATATGCCGATCCTGAAGAGGCGCTGCGGCATGTTTACGCAGAGTAA
- the lpdA gene encoding dihydrolipoyl dehydrogenase produces the protein MATEYDLVILGGGTGGYVAAIRASQLGLKTAVVEKGKLGGTCLHKGCIPSKALLRSAEVYRTAQKAEEFGVVIPETELRFSQVQTRKQRIIDQLYNGVKHLMKKGKIDVYEGIGRILGPSIFSPMPGTVSVEMANGEENEMLVPKNVIIATGSRPRSLSGLEPDGERIMTSDEALELERLPESILIVGGGVIGIEWASMLSDFGVDVTVLEYAERILPTEDADVSKEMQTLLTKKGIKIVTGAKVLPDTLEKGESVTIQAEKGGDTQHFAAEKMLLSVGRQANVEGIGLENTDIQVENGFIATNSMYQTKESHIYAIGDVIGGLQLAHAASHEGITAVEHIAGNQPHAIDYSLVSKCIYSSPEAASVGLTEEEAKAAGRKIKIGKFPFQAVGKALVYGESAGFVKIVADEDTDDILGVHMIGPHVTDMIAEAGLAKVLDATPWEVGQTIHPHPTLSEAIGEAALGVDGKAIHF, from the coding sequence ATGGCAACTGAATACGATCTCGTCATTCTTGGCGGTGGTACAGGCGGCTATGTGGCGGCCATCAGAGCATCTCAGCTGGGGCTTAAAACAGCTGTTGTGGAAAAGGGGAAGCTTGGCGGCACATGCCTTCATAAAGGCTGCATTCCGTCAAAGGCGCTCTTGAGAAGCGCAGAGGTGTATCGGACAGCGCAAAAAGCGGAAGAATTCGGAGTGGTGATTCCTGAAACCGAACTGCGGTTTTCCCAGGTTCAAACACGAAAACAAAGGATTATTGACCAGCTTTATAATGGTGTCAAACATTTGATGAAAAAAGGGAAAATCGACGTATATGAAGGAATCGGGCGGATTCTCGGACCGTCGATATTTTCGCCGATGCCGGGCACGGTATCTGTCGAGATGGCGAACGGAGAAGAAAATGAAATGCTCGTCCCTAAAAACGTCATCATCGCCACCGGTTCAAGGCCCCGTTCGCTCTCGGGGCTCGAGCCGGACGGTGAACGGATTATGACATCTGATGAAGCGCTTGAGCTTGAGCGTCTTCCGGAGTCCATCTTGATCGTCGGCGGCGGTGTCATCGGAATTGAGTGGGCTTCCATGCTGTCCGATTTCGGTGTTGACGTGACGGTGCTTGAATATGCCGAACGGATTTTGCCGACGGAAGATGCAGACGTTTCAAAAGAAATGCAAACCCTGCTGACGAAAAAAGGCATCAAGATTGTCACGGGGGCAAAAGTGCTTCCTGACACTCTGGAAAAAGGGGAGTCTGTCACCATACAGGCAGAAAAAGGCGGAGATACGCAACACTTTGCCGCTGAAAAAATGCTCCTTTCAGTCGGAAGGCAGGCCAATGTCGAAGGAATCGGCCTGGAAAACACGGATATACAGGTGGAAAACGGCTTTATCGCGACAAACAGCATGTATCAAACAAAAGAGTCCCATATCTATGCGATCGGTGACGTCATCGGCGGATTGCAGCTTGCCCATGCGGCTTCCCACGAAGGGATCACCGCTGTTGAACACATCGCCGGCAATCAGCCTCATGCCATTGACTACTCGCTTGTTTCCAAGTGCATCTACTCCAGTCCAGAGGCGGCGTCTGTCGGCTTGACTGAGGAAGAGGCAAAGGCGGCAGGCCGGAAGATCAAAATCGGCAAATTTCCGTTTCAGGCCGTCGGCAAGGCGCTCGTCTACGGCGAATCAGCCGGCTTCGTCAAAATTGTCGCTGACGAGGACACAGATGACATTCTCGGCGTCCATATGATCGGCCCGCATGTGACGGATATGATTGCTGAAGCGGGGCTCGCCAAGGTGCTCGATGCGACGCCGTGGGAGGTCGGCCAAACAATCCATCCGCACCCGACGCTATCTGAAGCCATCGGAGAAGCCGCTCTTGGCGTGGATGGAAAAGCGATTCATTTTTAA
- the buk gene encoding butyrate kinase: protein MQIQEKRILVINPGSTSTKIGVFHDDRSIFEKSIRHDEEELKQFETIIDQYAFRKQAVLETLHEQGINISKLNAVCARGGLLRPIEGGTYEVNAAMIEDLKNGYAGEHASNLGGIIAREIADGLNIPAFIVDPVVVDEMSPVAKISGTPAIERRSIFHALNQKAVARKAAWQFGKRYEDMKMIITHMGGGITTGVHYNGRVIDVNNGLHGEGPLSPERAGTIPAGDLIDMCFSGEYTRDELMKMLVGGGGLAGYLGTTDAVKVEKMIKEGDRKAALIYEAMAYQIAKEIGAASAILKGEVDVIILTGGLAYGKSFVASIRKYIDWISDVVVLPGENELQALAEGAFRVLNGEEKAKQYPNQRRESHGN from the coding sequence ATGCAAATACAGGAAAAGCGTATTCTCGTCATCAATCCGGGATCAACATCTACTAAGATCGGCGTTTTTCACGATGACCGTTCCATTTTTGAAAAATCAATCCGTCATGACGAGGAAGAGCTAAAGCAATTCGAAACCATCATTGATCAATATGCGTTCAGAAAGCAGGCTGTTTTGGAGACGCTGCATGAACAGGGCATCAATATTTCAAAACTGAACGCCGTCTGTGCAAGAGGAGGTCTGCTCCGCCCGATTGAAGGCGGCACATATGAAGTGAACGCCGCGATGATCGAGGATTTGAAAAACGGCTATGCCGGCGAGCATGCTTCAAATCTTGGCGGGATCATCGCCAGGGAAATTGCCGACGGCTTAAATATACCGGCCTTTATCGTCGACCCCGTTGTCGTCGATGAAATGTCTCCCGTCGCAAAAATTTCCGGAACCCCGGCAATCGAAAGAAGAAGCATCTTCCATGCGCTCAACCAAAAAGCGGTCGCCCGAAAAGCGGCCTGGCAGTTTGGAAAGCGGTATGAAGATATGAAAATGATCATCACCCATATGGGTGGCGGGATTACGACAGGCGTTCATTACAATGGACGTGTCATCGATGTTAACAACGGCCTGCACGGGGAAGGTCCGCTCAGTCCGGAGCGGGCCGGAACCATTCCGGCCGGAGATCTGATCGATATGTGTTTCTCAGGCGAATATACCCGTGACGAGCTCATGAAGATGCTCGTTGGCGGCGGCGGGCTTGCCGGCTATCTCGGCACGACCGATGCCGTAAAAGTGGAAAAAATGATCAAGGAAGGCGATCGAAAAGCCGCGCTCATCTATGAAGCGATGGCTTATCAAATCGCCAAAGAAATCGGGGCTGCCAGCGCCATTTTAAAGGGTGAAGTCGATGTCATCATTTTGACGGGCGGGCTGGCTTATGGAAAATCATTTGTTGCCTCGATCAGAAAATACATAGACTGGATTTCGGATGTCGTCGTCTTACCCGGTGAAAATGAGCTGCAGGCTTTGGCTGAAGGCGCTTTTCGCGTATTGAACGGCGAAGAAAAGGCGAAACAATATCCGAACCAGAGGAGGGAAAGTCATGGCAACTGA
- the bcd gene encoding branched-chain amino acid dehydrogenase, protein MELFRYMEQYDYEQLVFCQDKQSGLKAIIAIHDTTLGPALGGTRMWTYESEEAAIEDALRLARGMTYKNAAAGLNLGGGKTVIIGDPRKDKNEEMFRAFGRYIQGLNGRYITAEDVGTTVEDMDIIHDETDFVTGISPAFGSSGNPSPVTAYGVYKGMKAAAKEAFGTDSLAGKTVAVQGVGNVAYNLCRHLHEEGAKLIVTDINKEAVERAVADFGARAVDPDDIYSQNCDIYAPCALGATINDDTIPQLKAKVIAGAANNQLKETRHGDQIHDMGIVYAPDYVINAGGVINVADELYGYNAERALKKVEGIYGNIERVLEISKRDRIPTYLAADRLAEERIERMHHSRSQFLQNGHHILSRR, encoded by the coding sequence ATAAGCAGTCCGGTTTAAAAGCGATCATCGCGATTCATGATACGACGCTCGGACCCGCTTTGGGCGGGACGAGAATGTGGACATATGAAAGCGAAGAAGCCGCAATTGAAGATGCGCTTCGCCTGGCGCGGGGGATGACCTATAAAAACGCGGCGGCCGGATTGAATCTCGGAGGAGGCAAAACGGTCATCATCGGAGATCCGCGCAAAGATAAAAATGAAGAAATGTTCCGGGCATTCGGCCGCTACATTCAAGGACTGAACGGAAGATACATTACCGCAGAAGACGTCGGCACTACTGTTGAAGATATGGATATCATTCATGATGAAACAGACTTTGTCACAGGCATTTCACCGGCTTTCGGTTCCTCGGGCAATCCGTCGCCTGTCACAGCCTACGGTGTGTATAAAGGGATGAAAGCCGCAGCGAAAGAGGCGTTTGGAACGGATTCACTTGCAGGAAAAACCGTTGCTGTCCAAGGCGTCGGCAATGTTGCCTACAATCTTTGCCGCCATCTTCACGAAGAAGGCGCGAAACTGATCGTCACCGACATTAACAAAGAAGCTGTTGAGCGCGCCGTCGCGGATTTCGGCGCCCGCGCCGTCGACCCTGATGATATTTATTCGCAGAATTGTGATATCTATGCACCGTGTGCACTCGGAGCGACGATCAACGATGATACGATTCCGCAGCTGAAGGCCAAAGTCATTGCCGGAGCAGCCAACAATCAGCTGAAAGAGACCCGCCATGGGGACCAGATCCACGACATGGGCATCGTCTATGCACCGGATTATGTCATCAATGCCGGGGGCGTCATCAATGTCGCCGACGAACTATACGGCTATAATGCAGAGCGCGCGCTGAAAAAAGTCGAAGGGATTTACGGAAACATCGAACGGGTTCTGGAAATCTCTAAGCGCGATCGAATTCCAACTTACTTGGCGGCGGACCGTCTGGCTGAGGAGCGGATAGAACGGATGCACCATTCCAGAAGCCAATTTTTGCAAAACGGCCATCACATTTTAAGCAGACGTTAA